One window from the genome of Bacteroidales bacterium encodes:
- a CDS encoding response regulator transcription factor codes for MKENNYKILLAEDDTNLGNLLREYLDAKGFKTTLCVNGDEAFVKYKKESFDLCLLDIMMPIKDGFTLAKEIRRTDKRIPIIFLTAKSMKQDAIEGFQLGADDYITKPFSMEELQLRIQAVLKRSYPFEEKIIPKNIYDIGKYNFNYNTQILKADETQMKLTSKESELLKLLCDNMNQVVERNYALNMVWGNDSYFNARSMDVYIAKLRKYLREDNTVELMNIHGKGFKLIRVCP; via the coding sequence ATGAAAGAAAATAATTATAAAATATTGTTAGCAGAAGACGATACAAATCTCGGCAATTTGCTAAGAGAATACCTTGATGCAAAAGGATTTAAAACCACGCTTTGCGTTAACGGCGATGAAGCATTTGTTAAATATAAAAAAGAATCTTTTGACTTATGCCTTCTGGATATTATGATGCCTATTAAAGACGGGTTCACGCTTGCAAAAGAAATCAGAAGAACCGATAAAAGAATTCCGATAATTTTTCTGACTGCAAAATCAATGAAGCAGGATGCAATTGAAGGATTTCAGCTTGGTGCAGATGACTACATTACCAAGCCATTCAGCATGGAAGAACTTCAGCTTAGAATACAAGCAGTTTTAAAACGAAGTTATCCGTTCGAAGAAAAAATAATTCCAAAAAATATTTATGATATAGGAAAATATAATTTCAATTACAATACACAAATACTCAAAGCCGATGAAACCCAGATGAAATTGACATCAAAAGAATCGGAACTTCTGAAGCTTCTTTGCGATAACATGAATCAGGTTGTTGAACGTAATTATGCACTCAACATGGTTTGGGGAAACGACAGCTATTTTAATGCACGCAGCATGGATGTTTATATTGCAAAGCTTCGCAAATACCTTAGAGAAGACAACACAGTTGAATTAATGAATATTCACGGCAAAGGATTTAAATTAATTAGAGTTTGTCCATAA
- a CDS encoding C10 family peptidase yields the protein MLNSISSKNSSIAQLIYHVGVSVNMDYNSSGSGAYSTTVPDALINYFNYQPSVELKNKTNYTDAQWKTMIKNELINNRPVYYSGDGGSGTEGHAFVCSGWRTNDDAFWFNWGWSSSSDGYFLIGGLNPNSYNFNSDNSIIIRIKPKNNAPIANFKASSYTPVAGGSVNFTDQSTNAPTGWTWTFEGGNPATSNSQSPVGITFATNGKKLVTLMVSNVTGNDVKYALINVGGTPSAWIKQTSGFTFTRGAKYISIVDPQTIWVTMFNGVDATAPCYDYMKTTDGGTTWTTGTIPSSSFPDGFGLANIYAINGQIAWATINPGSATGGYILKTTDGGANWAKQTTAPFTGSWADFTYFFNATDGVSVGDPTTTPNAYMIYTTTNGGTNWTQVSTSTSVIPAPSSGEAALEGYYDVAGNTIWFGTTLGRVYKSTNKGLNWSVANTGLVASICPLFKDANKGIAIQYPDANGNPYALNKTTNGGATWAALSPTGAFTKNNIDYVPGTASTWVSTSSDNTAGAHIGSSYSADDGASFINIDTGSVQYTCVKFYDINTGWAGGYNNGPYEGGIYKWDNSIISQILEQAKTSVYSVDVFPNPSNGIYNVRFNGTITGKSIIEVYDMLGNMVLNEEINIASGGTYQLDMINKQSGLYSVNITTGNQHFTNKISLIK from the coding sequence ATGCTTAACAGTATAAGTTCCAAAAACTCTTCAATAGCACAGTTAATTTATCATGTTGGAGTTTCAGTAAATATGGATTATAATTCAAGTGGTTCGGGTGCTTATAGTACTACTGTTCCAGATGCTTTAATAAATTACTTCAATTATCAGCCCTCTGTTGAATTAAAAAATAAAACCAACTATACAGATGCACAATGGAAAACAATGATAAAGAATGAACTTATTAATAACCGTCCCGTTTATTACTCAGGAGATGGAGGTTCAGGTACAGAAGGACATGCCTTTGTGTGCAGCGGCTGGAGAACAAATGACGATGCATTCTGGTTTAACTGGGGATGGTCGAGTTCTTCAGACGGCTATTTCTTAATAGGCGGTTTGAATCCCAACAGTTATAATTTTAATTCTGACAATTCAATAATAATAAGAATAAAACCCAAAAATAACGCACCTATAGCAAATTTTAAAGCATCATCTTATACTCCTGTTGCAGGCGGTTCTGTTAATTTTACCGACCAGTCAACAAATGCACCTACCGGATGGACATGGACATTTGAAGGAGGTAATCCTGCAACATCAAATTCACAAAGTCCTGTCGGAATTACTTTTGCAACAAACGGAAAAAAATTAGTCACACTTATGGTAAGTAATGTAACGGGAAATGATGTTAAATATGCGCTTATAAATGTTGGCGGAACACCTTCAGCATGGATTAAGCAAACTTCGGGATTTACTTTTACAAGAGGTGCTAAGTATATAAGCATAGTAGACCCGCAAACAATATGGGTAACGATGTTTAACGGAGTTGATGCAACTGCTCCTTGTTATGATTATATGAAAACTACTGATGGAGGTACTACATGGACAACCGGAACAATACCATCTTCATCATTTCCGGACGGCTTTGGTCTTGCAAACATTTATGCAATAAACGGACAGATTGCATGGGCAACAATAAATCCTGGCTCAGCAACAGGCGGATATATCCTCAAAACAACTGATGGCGGAGCAAACTGGGCAAAACAAACTACTGCGCCTTTTACAGGAAGCTGGGCTGACTTCACATATTTCTTTAATGCAACCGATGGAGTCAGCGTTGGTGACCCAACAACAACTCCTAATGCATACATGATTTATACGACAACTAACGGAGGAACAAACTGGACACAAGTTTCAACCTCAACCTCTGTTATTCCTGCCCCTTCATCAGGAGAGGCAGCTTTAGAAGGTTATTATGATGTTGCTGGGAATACTATCTGGTTTGGCACTACACTTGGCAGGGTTTATAAATCAACTAATAAAGGATTAAATTGGTCGGTTGCAAATACAGGACTTGTAGCAAGTATTTGTCCTTTATTCAAAGACGCAAACAAGGGAATAGCTATACAATACCCTGATGCTAATGGAAATCCATATGCATTAAATAAAACAACTAACGGTGGAGCAACCTGGGCTGCACTTTCGCCAACCGGAGCGTTCACAAAAAATAATATTGATTACGTTCCCGGAACTGCAAGTACATGGGTAAGTACAAGCTCTGATAATACAGCAGGTGCACATATCGGTTCGTCTTATAGTGCTGATGACGGTGCTTCTTTTATAAATATTGATACAGGCAGCGTTCAATATACATGTGTTAAATTTTATGATATAAATACCGGCTGGGCAGGTGGATATAATAATGGTCCTTATGAAGGTGGAATTTATAAATGGGATAATTCTATAATTTCCCAGATTCTAGAACAGGCAAAAACTTCAGTGTATTCTGTTGATGTTTTTCCTAATCCTTCAAATGGAATTTATAATGTTAGGTTTAACGGTACTATTACCGGAAAATCAATAATTGAAGTTTATGATATGCTTGGAAATATGGTTTTGAATGAAGAAATAAATATAGCTTCAGGAGGAACGTATCAACTTGACATGATTAATAAACAATCCGGTTTGTATTCTGTAAATATTACAACAGGCAACCAACACTTCACAAATAAAATATCTTTAATTAAATAA
- a CDS encoding Spi family protease inhibitor, with the protein MKKFTFLFMLFFGGSILFAKPVSKDYASKIAYNYYKQYESSRSLNFSISNSYEIKYDGITTMYVFNFSSGGFVIIAADDASIPVLGESGNGEIKENDDNPNLNWWLSSYSKQIKYIVNNNLSNKQTIAKWNEIAGEVFASSAKDIQDVNNLLTTTWNQDKYYNDSCHVISSGPGGHAYAGCVATAMSQIMKYHAYPAQGVGLHTYTTKTNKWVCKANFGIENTNGALCLTV; encoded by the coding sequence ATGAAAAAATTTACTTTTCTTTTTATGCTATTTTTTGGCGGAAGTATACTTTTTGCAAAACCCGTATCAAAAGATTATGCAAGCAAAATTGCTTATAATTATTATAAGCAGTATGAATCTTCCAGGTCATTAAACTTTTCAATTTCAAATTCTTATGAAATAAAGTATGATGGTATTACTACAATGTATGTTTTTAATTTCAGTTCCGGTGGCTTTGTCATTATTGCCGCCGATGATGCTTCAATTCCCGTTCTTGGTGAATCGGGCAACGGCGAAATAAAAGAAAATGATGACAATCCGAACCTTAATTGGTGGCTGAGTTCATACAGTAAACAAATAAAATATATTGTGAACAATAACCTGAGCAACAAACAAACTATTGCAAAATGGAATGAAATTGCCGGCGAAGTATTTGCGAGTTCTGCAAAAGATATACAGGATGTTAATAATCTATTGACAACTACATGGAATCAGGATAAATATTATAATGATTCCTGTCATGTTATTTCGAGTGGTCCTGGAGGACATGCTTATGCAGGATGTGTTGCTACCGCAATGTCTCAAATTATGAAATATCATGCTTATCCAGCTCAAGGTGTGGGATTACATACTTATACAACAAAAACAAACAAATGGGTTTGTAAAGCTAATTTCGGAATTGAAAATACAAATGGGGCGCTATGCTTAACAGTATAA
- a CDS encoding thiol protease/hemagglutinin PrtT, with the protein MRKVILLTALLFSVSIAFAKPISKDYASRIAYNYYKQYEASRTLNFSISNSYEIKYDGKTTMYVFNFSSGGFVIVAADDASIPVLGTSSTGEIKENCDNLNLNWWLSCYSREIIYITKNNISNKATVKEWNNIANEVFPAPAKNTRDVNQLLTTTWDQGNYYNDSCPVDAGGPDGRCLTGCVATAMGQVMKYYNYPTKGVGYHSYVHSTYGTLSANFGNTTYNWGAMTPSITSVNSAVATLLYHCGVAVEMGYGPSASGATTSSIPDALMNYFDYANTAEIKDKSNYPNDDDWKGLIINELSSSHPVLYTGIDNTEGGHAFVCDGYRSSDQKFHFNWGWSGNPNNYFAIGALNPAGYAFNSNNMIVIGIKPKFIPPPVDDAYKLMSNKLDPDSIPLYPLLTYNWIDITDGSGTEVTGLTDDGVKGPFSLGQDYIFFRDQHKFNKIWIGDNGHVNFQDGSALSASFPTIPATKAPNDFIAPLEADLLPSSATGAKIYYKVDTNKFIVTWKDYPHWQSAAPGYSGKITMQAIYYKDGNFKFQYQSYLPFTWPSGSDLEKDPIIGCENSSGTIGYAWLNYNTPLARHDSIFNNGATFVPGLCILGYYTHKHPSIKDLTVEYVTLEGINKTDNKGYPIFSGNKKLTAKISNVGTIGASSVIVKGAVQPVGGSVTTIPQEIIDTIPPGESVIKTLATPFNFTKAPSQNFNTYTVRMRQTTTGDIEAGNDSLTVEYVVMDDTLIVKKSFGWGNRPVGSTFYLFGFDNGGVDFIPPSGYYPVQIDSIAFIAGRNTNETSVTDKNTYFRLYKIDSAGVIDTLNPLTAILAYDLTTFESQPSGTLQRFSLPISGVTLQNEGEGLAVKFTPTPGMRIVLDDSGPFSRRNYELLGADWTPSRENETRDACIYVVWTFPNTVGIKGKIHSECSLTNYPNPFSKYTTIEFYNKEKGNVKLNIYDINGKLIKTIVDDNLSEGKYKFNFNGSQLNGGIYFYRLETQNYIATKKLTIIK; encoded by the coding sequence ATGAGAAAAGTAATTTTACTAACTGCACTTTTATTTAGCGTAAGTATTGCTTTTGCAAAACCCATATCAAAGGATTATGCAAGCAGAATCGCTTATAATTATTATAAACAATATGAAGCTTCCAGAACATTAAACTTTTCAATTTCAAATTCTTATGAAATAAAATATGATGGTAAAACTACAATGTATGTTTTTAATTTCAGTTCTGGTGGTTTTGTAATTGTTGCCGCCGATGATGCTTCTATTCCGGTATTAGGTACATCAAGTACCGGTGAAATTAAAGAAAATTGTGACAATCTGAATCTTAACTGGTGGCTTAGTTGTTATAGTAGGGAAATAATTTACATCACTAAAAATAATATAAGTAATAAAGCAACTGTCAAAGAATGGAATAATATTGCTAATGAAGTTTTTCCGGCTCCTGCAAAAAATACCAGAGATGTTAATCAGTTATTAACTACGACTTGGGACCAAGGTAATTATTATAATGACTCTTGTCCTGTTGATGCGGGAGGTCCAGATGGTCGTTGTTTAACAGGTTGCGTTGCCACTGCAATGGGACAAGTGATGAAGTATTATAACTATCCCACAAAAGGTGTAGGTTACCACTCTTATGTTCATAGTACTTATGGTACATTGAGCGCTAACTTTGGTAATACAACATATAACTGGGGCGCAATGACTCCTAGCATTACTTCAGTTAATTCAGCAGTTGCCACTTTACTTTATCATTGCGGGGTTGCTGTTGAAATGGGCTATGGTCCATCAGCATCAGGAGCCACAACTTCAAGCATACCGGATGCTTTAATGAATTACTTCGATTATGCAAATACAGCAGAAATTAAAGATAAATCTAATTATCCGAATGACGACGATTGGAAAGGATTAATAATAAATGAATTGAGCTCATCTCATCCTGTTTTATATACAGGAATTGATAATACAGAAGGCGGTCATGCTTTTGTTTGTGATGGCTATCGGAGCAGCGACCAAAAATTTCATTTCAACTGGGGTTGGTCCGGAAATCCAAATAATTATTTTGCTATAGGTGCTTTAAATCCTGCAGGATATGCTTTTAATTCAAATAATATGATTGTTATAGGAATCAAACCAAAATTTATTCCTCCTCCTGTTGACGATGCTTATAAATTAATGTCGAATAAACTTGACCCTGATTCAATTCCACTATATCCATTATTGACATATAATTGGATTGATATCACTGATGGTTCAGGAACAGAAGTTACAGGACTCACTGATGATGGAGTAAAAGGACCATTTTCTTTAGGACAAGATTATATTTTTTTCAGAGACCAGCATAAATTCAATAAAATCTGGATAGGTGATAACGGACATGTTAACTTTCAGGATGGTTCAGCTTTATCGGCATCATTCCCAACAATACCAGCAACTAAAGCACCAAACGATTTTATTGCACCACTTGAAGCAGATTTACTACCTTCATCTGCCACAGGAGCTAAAATTTATTACAAGGTAGACACCAATAAATTTATAGTTACTTGGAAAGATTATCCTCACTGGCAAAGTGCTGCTCCAGGTTACAGCGGGAAAATAACCATGCAGGCAATTTATTATAAAGATGGCAATTTCAAGTTTCAATACCAGAGTTATCTGCCGTTCACATGGCCTTCGGGAAGTGATTTGGAAAAAGACCCGATAATAGGTTGTGAAAATTCTTCAGGAACAATCGGATATGCATGGTTGAATTATAATACTCCACTGGCTCGACATGACTCAATTTTTAACAATGGAGCTACATTTGTACCCGGTTTGTGTATTTTAGGGTATTACACTCATAAGCACCCTTCGATTAAAGACCTGACAGTTGAATATGTTACATTGGAAGGAATAAATAAAACCGATAATAAAGGATATCCAATATTTTCCGGAAATAAAAAACTTACTGCAAAAATATCTAATGTAGGAACAATTGGCGCTTCAAGTGTAATAGTTAAAGGAGCTGTTCAGCCTGTTGGTGGAAGCGTAACAACAATTCCGCAAGAAATAATAGATACAATACCTCCCGGTGAATCAGTAATTAAAACACTTGCTACTCCTTTTAATTTTACTAAAGCACCTTCTCAAAATTTCAATACATATACAGTAAGAATGAGGCAAACAACTACCGGTGATATTGAAGCCGGAAACGATAGTTTAACTGTAGAATATGTTGTAATGGATGACACACTGATTGTAAAAAAATCTTTTGGCTGGGGAAACAGACCAGTAGGAAGTACTTTCTACTTGTTTGGCTTTGATAATGGTGGAGTAGATTTTATTCCTCCATCAGGATACTATCCCGTTCAAATAGATTCGATTGCATTTATTGCAGGAAGAAACACTAATGAGACCTCAGTTACTGATAAGAATACTTATTTTCGTTTATATAAAATAGACTCAGCAGGAGTGATTGACACGTTAAATCCATTAACAGCTATATTAGCTTATGACCTGACTACCTTCGAATCACAACCTAGCGGAACTCTTCAGAGATTTTCTCTTCCTATATCCGGAGTTACTTTACAAAATGAAGGCGAGGGACTTGCTGTTAAATTCACGCCTACACCGGGTATGAGAATTGTTCTTGATGATTCAGGTCCGTTCTCAAGAAGAAATTACGAACTGTTAGGCGCCGATTGGACACCATCAAGAGAAAATGAAACAAGAGATGCTTGCATATATGTTGTTTGGACATTTCCAAATACAGTAGGTATAAAGGGAAAAATACACAGTGAATGCTCATTAACCAATTATCCTAATCCTTTTAGCAAATATACTACGATTGAATTTTATAATAAAGAAAAGGGTAACGTCAAATTAAACATTTATGACATTAATGGAAAGTTGATTAAAACTATTGTTGATGATAATCTATCTGAAGGGAAATATAAATTTAATTTTAACGGCTCGCAATTAAATGGTGGAATTTATTTCTATAGATTGGAAACACAGAATTACATAGCAACTAAGAAGTTGACAATTATCAAATAA